Proteins encoded within one genomic window of Terriglobus sp. TAA 43:
- a CDS encoding peptidylprolyl isomerase yields the protein MVMDEVRYTFFMRIPLSLIAVVSIAVSPCISAQMAVMDTSMGRVTCHLFADRKPATTAMFVGLANGTIAWDGGTAKPFYDGTVFRGSSGAISGGLRSGVVVKALADTPLEEPGDRNFDAPGLLAMIGEKGKMAPRFTILDHANAESDSPNRSIFGLCDAASVKVVQEISHLLTSADNDPSAAVKLLRVSIVEDAASAPPPLTPVPLPPVVQAKLQGPEPTGRVAVFHTSMGNLTCRLFEKESPIAAQIFVSLADGTKDWTNPKTHSLEHGVRFYDGMIFDRVLPDFVIQTGDITNDPSGATDIGFRFKNEDTPGLTYDRPGRLAFGNNGKDTNNSELFFSEHPMHRLDGGFTIIGQCDDTSVKRIEAIARVPRDEHNRPLTPVIIRSVTIHK from the coding sequence ATGGTGATGGACGAGGTGCGGTATACCTTCTTCATGCGTATTCCGCTTTCTCTGATTGCTGTCGTGTCAATAGCTGTGTCTCCCTGCATTTCAGCGCAGATGGCCGTGATGGATACCTCGATGGGACGCGTGACTTGTCATCTGTTCGCGGATCGAAAACCCGCAACCACCGCGATGTTTGTTGGATTGGCGAATGGGACTATCGCATGGGATGGTGGCACTGCTAAACCCTTCTATGACGGCACGGTGTTTCGTGGAAGTTCCGGCGCCATCTCTGGAGGATTGCGTTCCGGCGTCGTAGTGAAGGCGCTTGCGGATACGCCTTTGGAGGAGCCGGGAGATCGCAACTTCGATGCACCGGGGCTGCTGGCGATGATTGGAGAGAAGGGAAAGATGGCTCCCCGCTTCACGATTCTGGATCATGCGAATGCAGAATCGGATTCGCCAAATCGTTCCATCTTCGGGTTGTGCGATGCGGCGTCGGTAAAGGTGGTTCAGGAGATTTCACACCTGCTTACGTCGGCAGATAACGATCCTTCCGCAGCGGTGAAGCTGCTTCGGGTGTCGATTGTGGAGGATGCCGCCTCTGCGCCGCCACCGTTGACCCCAGTTCCACTGCCGCCTGTTGTGCAGGCAAAGTTACAGGGGCCAGAACCCACGGGGCGCGTGGCGGTCTTCCATACTTCCATGGGAAATCTGACCTGTCGTTTGTTTGAAAAGGAATCGCCTATTGCTGCGCAGATCTTTGTGAGTTTGGCAGATGGAACAAAGGATTGGACGAATCCGAAAACGCATTCCCTGGAGCATGGTGTGCGCTTTTACGACGGCATGATCTTCGATCGGGTCCTACCGGATTTCGTTATTCAGACCGGAGACATCACGAACGATCCCAGCGGCGCGACCGACATCGGCTTTCGCTTTAAGAATGAAGACACGCCGGGGCTTACGTACGATCGGCCAGGGCGTCTCGCCTTTGGAAACAACGGCAAAGACACCAATAACAGTGAACTGTTTTTCTCAGAGCATCCCATGCATCGCCTGGATGGTGGGTTCACCATCATTGGACAGTGTGACGATACCTCGGTGAAACGCATTGAGGCAATCGCTCGTGTGCCGCGTGATGAACACAACCGACCTCTGACGCCGGTTATTATCCGTAGCGTGACGATTCATAAGTAA
- a CDS encoding S41 family peptidase has product MSTRTRRAVVSLSLFFATCAVGGSLVNNSVNAQSTTDESAVRDSLHQFTDVYSLVEQNYADKLDQDHVDKIIYDGAIPSMLHVLDPHSNFYDPKAYAQMREDQHGRYYGVGMHIQPQLNKDGVQRVVVIDTFDGSPAFKSGIRPGDAILTIDGKNADGMDSLAVSNLLKGAKGTHVTVQMLREGQDKPISFDLVRDEIPRPSVDLADFIRPGIGYIHVTQFMETTSHEVGDALAKFGPDLQGLIIDLRGNPGGLLNEAVAMSDKFLNKGDIVVSQKGRSFQDVVYRANHGEQGKRYPIIVLVNRNTASAAEIVSGALQDHDRALIVGETTFGKGLVQTVFQIAENTGLALTTYHYYTPSGRLIQRDYNGVSLYDYYYVRNDAKPADKSNLEVKQTDSGRTVYGGGGITPDEKIESPRANSFQGTMLSHGVFFEYMKRYLGHHTVSKDFAVDDAVLADFKTYLKSEKIDYTDADFNTNQTWLKTNIRSQLFISQFGANAGFKVARDEDPALAKALTFMPEALALEERSDKSRETKTASIK; this is encoded by the coding sequence ATGTCCACACGCACCCGCCGCGCCGTAGTTTCTCTCTCGCTGTTCTTCGCCACGTGCGCGGTCGGCGGCTCGCTGGTGAACAACAGCGTAAATGCCCAGTCCACCACGGACGAGAGTGCTGTTCGTGACAGCCTGCACCAGTTCACTGACGTGTATTCCCTGGTGGAGCAGAATTACGCGGACAAACTGGATCAGGACCACGTCGACAAGATCATCTACGACGGCGCGATTCCCAGCATGCTGCACGTGCTTGACCCGCACTCCAACTTCTACGATCCAAAGGCTTACGCGCAAATGCGCGAAGATCAGCATGGCCGCTACTATGGCGTGGGCATGCATATCCAGCCGCAGCTTAATAAGGACGGCGTGCAGCGTGTGGTCGTAATTGATACTTTTGACGGATCGCCTGCTTTCAAATCCGGCATCCGCCCCGGCGACGCGATTCTGACCATCGACGGCAAAAATGCCGACGGCATGGATTCCCTCGCGGTCAGCAATCTGCTCAAGGGTGCCAAGGGCACGCACGTCACCGTCCAGATGCTGCGCGAAGGGCAGGACAAGCCTATCAGCTTTGATCTGGTGCGCGATGAAATTCCCCGCCCGTCAGTCGATCTCGCGGATTTCATCCGTCCAGGCATTGGCTATATTCATGTCACGCAATTCATGGAAACCACTTCGCATGAGGTTGGCGACGCTCTGGCCAAGTTCGGCCCCGATCTCCAGGGTCTGATCATCGACCTGCGCGGCAACCCCGGTGGCCTGCTGAATGAAGCCGTCGCCATGAGCGACAAGTTCCTGAATAAGGGTGATATCGTCGTCAGCCAGAAGGGACGCAGCTTCCAGGATGTCGTCTATCGCGCCAACCATGGCGAGCAGGGCAAGCGTTACCCCATCATCGTCCTGGTGAACCGCAACACGGCGTCCGCTGCTGAAATCGTATCGGGAGCTCTGCAAGATCATGACCGCGCTCTGATCGTTGGCGAAACCACCTTCGGCAAGGGCCTGGTGCAAACCGTGTTCCAGATTGCAGAAAACACCGGGCTCGCACTGACGACCTATCACTACTACACGCCCAGCGGCCGCCTGATCCAGCGTGATTACAACGGTGTTTCGCTGTACGACTATTACTACGTTCGCAACGACGCCAAGCCAGCCGACAAGTCGAATCTTGAAGTGAAGCAGACGGACAGCGGTCGTACGGTTTACGGCGGTGGCGGCATCACGCCCGACGAGAAGATTGAGTCGCCTCGTGCGAACTCCTTCCAGGGAACGATGCTGTCGCATGGCGTCTTCTTTGAATACATGAAGCGCTATCTGGGCCATCACACTGTATCGAAGGACTTCGCCGTAGACGACGCGGTTCTGGCCGACTTCAAGACCTACCTGAAGTCAGAGAAGATCGACTATACCGACGCCGACTTCAACACGAATCAGACATGGCTGAAGACCAACATCCGCAGCCAGCTCTTCATCTCGCAGTTTGGCGCAAACGCTGGTTTCAAAGTCGCTCGCGATGAGGATCCAGCTCTCGCGAAGGCACTTACTTTCATGCCGGAAGCATTGGCACTGGAAGAGCGCAGCGATAAGTCGCGCGAGACGAAGACGGCCAGCATCAAGTAA
- a CDS encoding FUSC family protein — protein MEATPRLTPQGPDNETKPAWIRALLLGLQAAIPAVLILVLTPIFRLHEPAWAITAAAYVVSTQTPGTTDRIRRRIIGTSIGVPIGLAFLVLGAEDHLLLWGATAMGMMLYALSLPKRYDIACGAYAFVLMLTMIASGERSVSLLASRVSETLLGCILSFLTMATMSWMQRKAERLQKERYRRLERETGIEPATFSLGS, from the coding sequence ATGGAGGCTACGCCACGACTTACGCCACAAGGGCCGGACAACGAGACGAAGCCGGCGTGGATAAGAGCGCTTCTCCTAGGGCTTCAGGCAGCCATTCCCGCAGTCCTAATACTTGTATTGACGCCGATCTTTCGATTGCACGAACCAGCATGGGCAATCACAGCCGCGGCCTATGTGGTTTCCACCCAAACGCCCGGCACCACAGATCGGATTCGTCGTCGAATCATCGGTACTTCGATTGGCGTTCCCATCGGCTTGGCTTTCCTCGTCCTGGGGGCCGAGGATCATCTTCTCCTTTGGGGCGCAACAGCGATGGGCATGATGTTGTACGCACTCAGCCTGCCCAAGCGTTATGACATTGCCTGTGGAGCGTATGCCTTTGTGCTGATGCTGACCATGATTGCCAGCGGCGAACGATCCGTCAGTTTGCTGGCCTCTCGTGTCTCAGAGACTCTACTAGGATGCATTCTTTCGTTTCTCACAATGGCAACAATGTCATGGATGCAGCGCAAGGCGGAGCGGCTGCAAAAGGAGCGCTATCGAAGGCTGGAGCGGGAGACCGGGATCGAACCGGCGACATTCAGCTTGGGAAGCTGA